In the Canis aureus isolate CA01 chromosome 36, VMU_Caureus_v.1.0, whole genome shotgun sequence genome, CACGTTGAACCTTCTAATCCCACCCTTGACACTGTTGACTATGATTTCACCCAAAGACACAAGAAGCACTagatgatcctgggacccagcgGTCCATAATACATGGCCAGTGGTAACAGGCTTGGGCTGGGGATGAAGGAGGTAGAAAGGCTGGGCTCTCTCTCGACTTCAGTCCTTCTCTCTGAGTACTCAATAAACagcaaagagatttatttattgtaaataaaCGTACATTCGGGACCTCTGTTCACCCTTGCCTGACTTCTCTGTAGCAGTTTGGGTGCTTTTTGTGGTAAGTAATGAAATACGCAACTCAAAGTGgcttacacacaaaaaaagaaaaaaacaaaagacatttaaTTATCCCCCCTGAACAAGAAGTTATAGGTAGATGGTTCCACAGTTACTTCAGTTgctaaaaattgtctttttttttcattgtactaGGATATGcgcaacataaaatttaccatttttaccaTCTTTAACTGTACAGTTTAGTGGCATTAAacacattcacagtgttgtgcagtGATCaccccatccatctccagaaactTTTCATCGCCCCCAGCTGAATTGTGCACCCATTAAACAATTACTTCCCATTTCCCCCCTCTGTCCAGTCCCTGGGAGCCACTGTTTTACTTCGTGTCTCTATGAACTTGACTATTGGAGGTACTTCAAGTAAGTGTAATcatacactattttttttctggcttctttcacttgataTACTGTTTTCAGggtttattcatccatccatccatccagaatttcattcatttttaagactgaacaatattccattgtatgtatatcccacattttgtttgttcatcatcctttgatggacattgggttgttttcacctgttggcaattgtgaataatgctgctataaacattagtgTACCAACATCcctttgagtctctgctttcagttttttttggAATATACTTAGACATGGAATTTCtggaatcatatagtaattctatgtttaatcttttgagacattgttttccatggtggctgcaccattttacatttccaccaagagtgcacaagggtCCCACCACGTTTTCCATAATGTTACtgacacttgttattatctgtctttatTGTTGTTGAATTGTAGCAATTCTTTGTATATTGTGGATTGTAAActgtataaaatatatgatttacaaatattttctcccattctgtgattttcctttccactctgttgatagtgtcctttgatgcacaaaagctTTTGACTTTCATGAAATCCAGTTCTCTGTTTATTCTTTgcttggtgtcatatccaaggaATCGTTGCCAAATCAATGTTATAAAACTTTTCTTCTACATTTCtattaaaagttttatagttaaaGTTCTCATGTGTAGgtctttgacccattttgagttaactgtTGTGTAAGGAAAGGGACCAAGTTCGTTCCTGTGTGTGTGGATAGCTACTTtgcccaacaccatttgttgaacgACTATCCTCTCCCCATTGAATAATCTTGGTgccccttgttgaaaatcatttgaccatttATGCTTAGGTTTCCTTCTGGGCTCTTTGTCCTCATCCACTCCATCTGCCTCAGTGTGTTGAGCACACTTGTTACTTCTCTGTCACATCGTATCCTACAACCATATTCAAAGGCAAGAATGAAacaaggatgtgtgtgtgtgtgtgtgtgtgtgtgtgtgtgtttgtatgcgTTTCTCTTTTCAATCAGGAGTATTTCCCAGGAGTCCCTGGCCCCAGTAGACTTCCTCTTAAGCAATGGTGTGCTGAAGCCAGTTTGTACCTGCTTGTGAAAGCAGCTCATTACATTTCCTAGATTTTTGTGAGCTGGTTGCCAAACACTTGAAAACCCTTGAAATCACCGTGGTGGGGGCATTTACACCAGGCCACCTGGCAAATGCTACAGACCAAGATTTCTTTCCCCCAGTAGAGTGGTTTCCCAGCACACCATTGTCCTGAAAGTTCAGCAGTCAGAAGTGAATGACAGGGCCACTCCTAGCTTAAGGGAGTCTTTAGAAGTGAGTACCTGTCCTTTTCAGCCTCTCTCAAGGGAGGAGGGCTTTGCTGGCAAGCAAGAAAGGGAGAGTTGGGGCAGCTACTAATGTCGCTTGCCACTAAAGGCTCCCAATGGTAGGAACTTTCTGGTGTCATTTAAAAGGATATCTTTTAAACATCTTTAGCTGCCTCAGAGAACAGAGTGCTGTGGGCTCAGTGAGCTCTAGCAGCTGACACTGTAGCTATAGTAAGGGGTGGGGCAGCAGGGCAGGCTCCCTAAACCATACAATGGGCCTGAAAAGGACGTGGCCCCAGCAACTCCCTGGAACCACAGCTGGGAGCTGCCTTGACACAGAGACTGTGAACAGCCAGTGGACATGAGGTTTGGAACGGGATGCTGATGGCGAGGGAGAGCCCTGAGGGACTGCAACCGGGGCAGGGGGTGCTTAGAAAGTAGTAGAAGTGTTCGCTGAAGAAGAGCCAACAAAGGAAGGCCTGCTGTCCTTGGGCAGGTACTCTTTGCTGATGAGCCCATGGAAGGCCATGATCTTGAGGAGTCCATGGCGAAACTTCTGGCCAATGAAGGCATAGATGAGGGGATTAAGGCAGCTGTGGAAGAAGCCCAGAATCTCGGTGGCATCCAGGGCACGGCCAATGTCATTGCGGCGCTGACAGGTCTCCTTAATGGCCTGGAGCCTCATGAGGGTGTCTGCGACCAGAACCAGGTTGTAGGGCAGCCAGCAGAGCAGGAAGACGAGCACGACAGCAAAGATGACCCGCATGGCCCGGTGCTTCtgccccatgtgggcctcaaaCAGCGTGCGCAGGGTGAGCCCATAGCAGAACAGCATGATCATCAGGGGCACGATGAAGCCAAAGGTCTGGGGCAGGGCCCGCATCACTATCCGCAATTTTGTTGTATTGGCACCCATGTCCTCGTAGCAGACTGGGCTGGAGTAGGGGGGATTGATGGCCCTGCGGAAGACGAAGATGGGCAGGGACAGGATGAGGGACAGGGCCCAGATGCCTAAGCATATGAACTTGACCCAGTGCCTCTTCTGGGTCAGCGTGCGTGTGGCATGGACAATGGCCAGGTAGCGGTCCATGCTGATGCAGGCCAGCAGCAGGATGCTGCTGTAGAAGTTGACTTCCTTCAGGAGCGAGACGATCTTGCACAGGGGTGTGCCAAAGATCCAACCCTTTACCTTGGAGACAGCCCAGATAGGCAAGGTCAAGGCAAAGAGCAGGTCAGCTATGGCCAGGTTCAGCAGATAGACGTCGGTGACAGAGTGACTGACCCGACTGTATAAGACAACCATTATGACTAGGGAGTTTCCCAGCAGGTTCAGCACAAAGACCAGGACATAGATGACAACCACAGCATACTTGTTGATGTCCAGAGATTCTGGCCTGCATGGGGCAGAGTCTGCTGGAATTATGGGCATCTCCGTGTTGTAAGTGTAATTATCAATATCACCGAAGAGATCCTCCAGGCTGTAATTATCCCAGTTAATGTATTCCATATTGGAGGGAAGCTTAAATCCTGGCCTAGAGAAGAGAGATGAGAGTTACTGCACAATAACGTCTCCCCAGATTCTAGCCTGTTGGTCCATGAACCTCAGACGGGATCCTCTGCCTTGCTTATGTGTTACATGGAAGCAACTTTCACATTAGGAGATGGTCGTGGCTCTAGATTATGAGCCATATTTAGGGATAAATGGTGCACTACACGAAGCACACAGTTCCCTTCAAAGCCAGAGGGGTTCTGAGCACTTTCCATGACATCACCATCCCCTGAAACATTGTTGAAACCTCCCTTCAAGCAATCTCTACAGAACATGTCTTGGGTTCTTCAGTGGTAAACATCTCTGGCTGTTGAGGCTGAATTTAATGTCAGAAATATGAGGTGCTATTCAGTTCTTGATGTGGGGGATTAAGCAGGCAATCAATTGGGTTTGACTGCTAGAAAAAGATCGAGGCTTAACCACAAAGCTGAAGGGGGAGTCCCTTTTTCCAACTTTCTGAAAGTCATAAAGAAGTATGTGGGAAGACAGATTGAGCAGTAACAGCATAGAGGTATAGGATACCCGAGCAAGAAGAGAGCTTACTTACAGCCCAGCATTTTTCTTTCAGGATGCAGGAGACCCACTGCGGGAATATTTGTgcagtttgaaaaaaatattttaaaaatcctaagcaGGTGGCTGACTGATTCCTCAAGTGCATAGAAATATAATGGACTGTCTTGGGACCTTGGAGCGGCCACGTCCTGCCATGAGGAGGTGAGCATAGAAAGCCAGTGTGCTTCCAGCCCTAGGAGGAGAGGCAGCAGGAAGCAGAGAAGACAGGGGGAGAAACCCTACCCTTGTTTTAGTGGCTTTTCAGTTCTGGTGGGGACACTTTCTGCCCTGCCAGTGAGTGCCTTCATCCATCCCTGACTCCCCAGGACCTCCAGGCTACCCCCAGGTAGACCCACTTCTGTTGGCTTTGCCCTCGTTATGGGGATAGCCCAAAGGCTGCTTCTGGGGAAGCTGCTGTCACTCTAAAATATTAACTAAGTTTCCAAAGAGGAAGTAAATTAAGGTAAACCAGATTGGTTCCTTTTGAACCACAAGATATGTCACCATCGTGCCATTTCTTTATAACAAGGTATGTCCATCCTGGGACCCTATGCCAGTCTGTAACCCACCTCAACATGGAGCTAgtgttaaagagaaaaatataaagtaaaacagtTCCAGATTACTTCAACACTCTATGATAGGATCATTGTCACAAACCAAGATGGACAGTAATGATGTTGACAGGGATGTGGAGCATCGGACCCCTCATCCATCATGAGTGTGGATGTAACAAGGTGCAGCTACTactttggagaacagtttggcagttgttcagaaagttaaacatagttactaatgacccagcaatttcacttctagataTGTATGCAAGAGAATTGAAAACCTACGTCCACACGAAagcttgtacacaaatgttcatagcagcatcatagtcaaaaagtggaaacaatgcaaatgtgCATCaaccaataaatgaataaacaaatagaggTATGCACCCACAATGGACTATTCAACCAACAAAAGGAACGAAGTACTGATATATGCCATAACgaggatgaaccttgaaaacattctttcaaggaaaaaaaaagccagacataaaagccttcatcctggggtgcctgggtggctcagtggttgagcggctgcctttggcttaggtcaagatcccggggtcctgggatcgactcctgcCTCAGGGTccccccatggggagcttgcttctccctctgcctgtgactctgcctctctctctgtgtatctctcgtgaataaataaataaaatctttaaaaatacagatagtAAACAaccaacatcaacaacaaaactCCTGAGAAGCTTTTCTCTTTAGCAGAAGAAAGTCTGTCACTGTTGATGACATATAGCAAAGAAGAAAGCGGAGTCCACTTAGGAGAAACTGTGAAAGTAATGGCCTTTCCCCTAGAGGGATGGAACCCTTAGTCTAGGTGATGGGGGCCAGTTAAATCAGCTTCTCAGCCCGTAGGGACCACAGATAGAGCAGACTCCATCAGTCTGTGAATCTAGAAAGATCTGTTTCgggggtggggttgggtggggaaggggggaacCCTGTCTAGCCAGGAGGATAAGGCGATGGTGGGAGAGGCTGTAGTACAACTGGCTCAGCCAGTGTTGTTGGTAAGACCTGCGACAAGTCACTAGTTCTGCAGTCCCATGGTCAAGAGGATGTTTATCCCAGGGTTATGTCCAGTGAAGTTACAAGGTCAAGGGCGGGTCGCCTCTGGGAACAGATGATCAGAGATGCTCTCAAGGGAAGAAATGATCTAAAAGAAGGCTCACTTTTGAGAGCGGGTGCAGAGCATGATGGGACAGAGAGCTTGTGACCAAAGAGAGGAGAACCCCATTGGTATGAGCAATGACCGCGGGAAGGCGAGGCTGGGGTGGCGGCCGAAACTGCCCTATCAGCAGACAGCAGCAGCTGTGATACTTCCCTGAAAAGCTCTAGTCCTGGATAATCTAGTGCTCAGCTATGAAGTACATGGGCACGAAGCATCAGCCTGAGGGTCCAGCGGGAGACCCTGCAAGTCAGGGCAGGAGGTAGAGAAGTCAGGAAAGAGAAACGGGCCAGGGCAGTGACCTCTAACCCCCAGGAGGGGACAATGCTTTGTGGATGCTCGTTGGTTCCTCAGTTTACCAATCTCTATGGAGGACATGTTGATAGTGAAAGGGAGAAACTAAGGGAAGGGAGTTGACATATCTGAGGTCAGCTTTGTACTCCTAGGTACATGACCTCCCTGGAGGGTTACAGGTGGGTATGAGTAGCCTCCATTCACAGGTGAGAggacaggcacagagaggctcAGAAACCAGCCCCTGGTCACACAGTTTGCGAATGCTGCGGTCAGGATTCCATGTGGGTGTGGACGGCTCCACAGGCTACTTCCACTCTACAGACAGAGCTGCttcgaaaaaaaaaatcacacctcgTATGTGAAATGTATTTGTAAGCTGAAGTTTTCGAGAGCTCAAGAAGTCAGGCTGTATACGATCTATTCCTATCATTTGATGTTTTGTGCATTGCTCTCTTAGCTTTTCTGTAGGCCCAGAATGAAAGAAACGGCCCTTGTAGGAGTGATAAGCCAAACACCCTTGCGCTGGCTGACTCCTATGCACCCCCCGGTCATGGTCTTGGTGAGCAAGTGGGAGATTCCCTCATTGAGTGAAATGGCCAGACCCTTACTGACTCACGGCCGCTCAGAAACTCCATGCATGGGATgcttctaatttaattttatgaaaatgctGTACCATTATCTGTAGAACGGAGACATTTACAAGATCCCAAACACTGAAGTCAATCTTTTCCACAGCAATAAAAAGTGCAGTCATTTTAATACAATTCTagcattctttctttctataaatattaCCCACGCATATTTGCGTTTCATAGAGGGGAGGAGGGACTAGGCAATGTCTGGCCCTTCCTCAGTCCCCATCCGAGCCAAACAAAGCAGGATAGCTGGTGGAatcaggaagggaagggggtgggcagaAAGTTGCCCTGAGTGGTTGTCAGAGAGAAGggtagggaagaggggcagaggctcTCCCTTCAGGGTAGAGAGGTCTCAAGAGGAATGAAGCCCACCCCAGGATGGGGAGAGATGTCTGGGATAAATGGATGCTGGGTGTTAAGGGAGACAGAAAACAAGAGATATTCTGGAAGGTGAGAAGGGCAGATGTTCCAGGACTTACCAGGAGTCTGGGCCTTTCACCTGTAGGACTCGTCCAGGAGAGCAGATGTGCCTGACtgacagggtggtggtggtgagaatAGAATGGAGGAAGTGAGCGGTGGATTAGATTGCTTAATTCTGGGGTGGAGTCCTGAGGGTGCTGGATGTTTTTGATAGCTTGAATAATTAATTCCCGGGTCAGTTTTTGGATCACCAGTCATGTGATGGACTGGGAGAGTTCCCCATGGGTTAGAGACCTGCGCTGTTTTCTAGCCAatctttccatttcacagatgaacaGACTGTGTGGCCCCCACAAAAGGCAGTGGTTTGCCCAGGATGGCATGGATTTCTCTCGTCTTTGCCCTGGTCTCAGCAGCCCCTGGCTCTCAGCTGCCTTGTCTGAGTCTCCCCTCACTCCAGCTGCCTTGGGCTGCTCCCCTGCTCCGAAGCCGGCAGCTCTCCTGCTCTTGAACATCTCCGTCCAGGAGAGCAGCTCAGCAAGACTGACAAGAGATGGAACTGGGCCTAATGCCTccttcctgtccccacccccttCACTCTTAAACCTCACAGATTGCTTCTCCGGGTCACATCCCTTTgagaacaccaccaccaccaccaccacccgcccAGGGGCTGCACTCACTTCTCTCATCTTTCACTTCCCTGCCCAGCCACCTGCTCTGACCAGGAGTCCCTCTGAGGTcacttctcttcttccttggCTTGTACCCTTGGGCTCCGGGCTGCAGAGGCTGCTGCCTTTGGAGCCAAGACCATCTAATTTGGAAAGAAAGCCTTTTGGGAAAAATTCGCATCTTATCCAAAtccaaacatattttcaaaagcagTGTTGAGTGAcgttaaaagtatatttttgtcACATTTGCTAATGATGACAGTGGAAAGGATAAACGCAGGCAGGACAGTGAACACTGATGCCCAAGCCCCCACCCTAGCGAACAATGCCTCCActcaccccctccctgcctctggctccgcCTTGCTCTCCAGGGCCTGCAGAGTGCTCCAAGCCCGCACAGGCTCAGCCAGGCTGCTGATCCCTAGGAAAGAACCTTGGAGTCCAACTGTTGAACAAACATTCTTGGTCACTTCTCTCTTTCCCGTGCTGGAGAAGAATGCAGTGACTCCTGGCCAGGCGCGGCTAAAACCAGACCGGAGCCTCGTTATATTTAGAGAGAGGAGCATGAAAGCAGCGGTCAAGGACTCTGCTAGCCCAGCCACTCTGGGCAGGTGACTTTCCCTTCCTGagtctcagtttactcatctgtgaaatgaggtcAATGATAGCCTCTAACTTGTCAGGTTGTGCTGAGGATCGAATGAGGGATTACCTGGAAAGCCCTTAAGACGTACAGCAGGCGTGACATTAGCGTTTATTGTCGTGATCTTCATTACTGATATTGTTTATCAATTAGTGCCACCATGTGCCTCCTactgcaacccccccccccccccgccaaaggaaggaaaagcagcgggtctgctttcttttctttttttttgggggggaggttcTGCTTTCTAAGCTGACTTCGATGTGCATCTGTATCTGCTCTGGCCTAAATAACAACAGTCACATTAGCTGTAAAGCTGGGTGCCTACCAGGGTCCAGCTTCTGGGAAAAGTGTTTTTTCAGAATTTGtacatataggggcacctggctgtctcagtgggtggagcatgcaactcttgatcttggggttgtgagttcgagccccacgctgggtacagagatgacaaaaagaaaatcttaagaaagagaaTCCATacatatttaatcctcacaacaaagtCGTGAGGTATGCACTTTCTGGGTGAGGAAACCGAACCCTGGGAGTTAGGCAACCTCATCAGAGTGACACAGGGAACTGGGTTTCAGTTTTTAAGAGATGTTTTTACCTGACCTCAGATCCTGTATTCTGTTCATTGTAgcaaggggctggatcccagcctCGGCTTTCTGAGCTCGGTTAGGAACCCCTCTATCCCAGACAATGGAATTAAAGGTGTAGAAAGGGAAGCTCAGATCTGACATGTCCCCGCCGGCCCGCTTCTTGATTTTTTGTTAGGTTGATTTCATCTCCCCTGCACCCACCACCTACATATGGATAGTGGGGTGAATAGAGAACCGGCTGGTTCTTCTGTTGATGGCAGGATGAGCTCGGACTACTCAATTCTCTCTGGACCTTTCTATTGGAAATGAGGCAATTGCTCTAGATCTGTACTGTCCAGTAGGATAGCTACGAGACATACGTAGCTACTTAAATTTAGTGAAAATAGAACCAAAAATGTAGTTCCTCAGATCTATCAGCCACCTTTCAAGTGTTCAAGAGCCACCTGTGACTATTGGCTGCCATATCTATAGGGCAGTGCAGATGGAGAGCACTCCCAGTATTATAGAAAGTTCTTTCGTGTCATGTTGTCTAGGCGAAGGTTTCGTTCCCTTTAGCACTAAGTTTCTGCAATTCATCACCTCAGTTCTCAGGGAACTCAGAGAGGAGACTGAAGTTGCAAAGTCACTTCCATCAGACATGTGTCCCTGGTGGCCCCGAGACGGAACAGCTCACTTACCTGCTATTTGACGTTCCAGTTGCTGCGGTGGTTGGCGTGGCCACTGATACCTCCTCTGTGGCTTGGGGCTTGGGAGCAGTCAGGGCTGTTGGGTGggggaaaaagcaaaacagactTTATAGGAAAATGTCTGACCTGGGGTTGCCAGGGTGAATTCCTGGAGGCCCACCCGGGGAGGTGTTCCCTCCGAGGAGCAATGAGGTCTGTCCTGGGACTCTGACTCCAGGCCAAGGATCCCCCTGGAGAttctgtgatgagcactggggtttTTCACACCTACCTGTCTAATGGCTGCTGGAGGAGGCTGCCAGTCTGAAGGTGGAGGTGTGCTTGGTCCACCTCTGTCTCCTAGCATTTTGAACCTGCTCCTCTTTCTTTACAAGAAAGATACAGGCAACCGCAGCCCCCGGTAAACGACTTGCCTGCACTTGTTGCacactttcttccttccttctaggGTCAGCGTGAGAAATGTCCCTCCTCTTTCCGGTGAATTCCGGCACTGGCTGTGGGACACATTGCCTCTCAGAGCCTCGAGGGTCTTGCCTCCTGGCCCTTCAGCCCCATCCACTGTCTCTTCTTCTGAGCCTGCTCATGTCTTTCCCACCTCCTTCTGCTGTAGGACCCCTCCAGCTACTACTCCCCCTGCGCCCTCCTCACGGGTGGGCTTCTGGAGAGAGCACCTGCTTTCACCTTGTCACCTCTTGTTCACACCTCAGCCCCCTGTAGCTAGCTCTGCTCAAACAGCTCTCACCAACAACGACCTCAGGCCGCGACCTCCAATAAGCCCTTTTCTTAAATAAAGCGGTTTTAATGTTATAAAAACAAAGCATGCATATTGTAAAGGACAGAGGCACCGCAAAAACACCTAAAGTCAAACTGGAAGGACCCCTTTCCATCCTTAGATTCACATGTTATCTCATGTCTGTCTTCCCAGAATTTCTCCCAGGCATACACCAacatgttttccttccttcttcccctaaAACAAATGACATTTAACTAGTTGTATCATTCTGCACCTCACACGCTGTTAGGGACCTATTGTACATCGGTGCATATAAAGCATCGATGTACAATCTTACCCTTATCTTACTCTTTTCAATAACCCGACGTATCGTGATAAATTCAATAATGACCTCATGGATGAATATTTAAGTCTTGTTACAAGCTTCTTTGGACGTAGGTCTTTGGGGACTTGTATAATTGTGTAGCTGAAGTATCATTTTGCTGGGTCATATCTGTGcacatttaaatgttaataagGCTGTACCAGCTTCTGGTGACTACGCTTACGGTGGTGAGCATGGATGgcataatgtacagaattgtcaaatcactgtgttgtgtACCTGAacttaatataacattgtgttttgactgtacttcaattaaaaaagaagactgtATCAATTTCTCCTTCCGTTGGGGTTAATAAAAGGGCCTGTTACCCTATCTACTCATATTATCTCACATTTGTTAGTTATATTAAAGTATTTCCTCCCAACCTGCTGTATGCCTCGTAACTACTGTATTTATAGGGAAATGGTTATTGTTCAAAGTCTCATTTGACCTCTGCAGCAGTTAATTCCACTGAcctcattctcttcttcctttttttaaaaatatatttttaaagattttatttacttattcatgagagacacagacacacacacacacacacacacacagatagagagagaggcagagacacaggcagagggagaagcaggctccacgcagggagcctgacatgggactccatcccaggaccgcaggatcatgccctgggctgaaagctgcgctaaaccgctgaagcacccaggatcccctaaaaaatattttatttatttgttcatgagagacatagagagagagaggcaaagatacaggcagagggagaagcagactccccatgtggggatccaatgcaggactcgatcccaggacctcaggatcccgttctgagccaaaggcagacgctcaaccactgagccacccaggcatcccctcattCTCTTCTTATTTCTCCTAAGACTTAATCTCTTTTTGTGGCTTTAGTTCTCTATTTGTTCCTCAAATCTGGATGTTTCTGGTGGCTCTGCCTTGgtcttcccccctccctgccctcccacccgTCCCCTTGGCTTCAGCGACCACCCAATCAGTGCCAAGGTCCCCCACACCTTCTGCGTCTAACTTCCCTCCTAAACTCTCTGAAGCTCAAGCTCATCATGCAGCCACCTCTTGGCGTTTCCCCTGAGGTCCCACAGGTGCTGCAAGCTCAGTTGGTAGAAAACCAGTCTTTTGGAATTCTGGCCCCACCCTCCCAGCCGGGCATCTGCCCAACCGGAAACCGCCTGCCCCTCACACACCCCTGGCACAAGGCTATCTCCTTAGCATCTCTCTTAATCATCTCTTCCTCACCGTCTTCACTGATAGTGTGAGGCAGCACTTTATTCTCTCCTGCCTAAACTACTGCAATGTGCGCGCCAGAGCTGTGGATTCCAGAGCTGGCTTGCAGAGCGTGGGCAAGTCCTTCAGTCTCAAGGGGTCTCCGTTTCAGCGTCTGTAAGATGGGGCTAATGAAGCACCTACTACATAGTGTTGTCATGTGGATTAAATGAGcctatatttaaagttttttatttgagagcgagagcgagcaagagagagagcccaagcagaagggaggagcagagggcagagggagaagcagattctctgctgagctgggagcccaacgtggggctcatgggagccctgggatcatgacccaagcccaaggcagacgcttaaccgactgagccccccgggtgtccCTAAATGAGTATATTTTTTAAGCACTTAGAATGGTATCGGGCACTGTCTGCTACTGCTGTtagtaccaccaccaccaccaccacaactaTTCTCCTAACTGATCTCTGCCTCAAGTCTTCCCCCTCAAACCATCCTCTACTCTGCTTCTGGGACAAACTTCCCAAAGTATgctcttttccatttatttatttatttagttatttatttatttatttttaaaagattttatttaattattcttgagagacacacacacatacacacacacacagaggcagagacacaggcagagggagaagcaggctccattccatgcagggagcccgacgtgggactcgatcgtgagactcgatcccgggtctccaggatcacaccctgggctgaaggcaggtgctaaaccgctgagccacccagggatcccctcttttccttttaaaactctATGAGGACCCACCTTGCCCTCAGAAAGAGTCAGTCTCCTGACCTGGGTACCTGGTGCCTCTGCATCTGATCTCGTGTTCATCTCCAGCCTTGTTTCAGGCCACACCCCCAGGACCCCTTAACTACAGGCCACAGCGAACTACTTGCAGTTCCCAAAGAGCTATTTGGTGGCCCCCCCAACCCCAGAGCTTGGCAtacatttctcttcctcttggaACACCCTCCCCTGTATTTTTTGGTCTGGCCaactctcctctttcctttaaGATTCAGCGGGGTCAGGGCCTCCATGGACTGCAGCCCTCTCTCTGTGCTGTCCACACCCCGGGGACTTATCTCTATTGTGGCTTCAGTTACAGGATTTGTAATCATCtggctgctccctcctccccactgtgaGGTTCTCAAAAGTAgggattttatatcttttatatatatcaaaaaatatttaa is a window encoding:
- the LOC144305737 gene encoding C-X-C chemokine receptor type 2, yielding MEYINWDNYSLEDLFGDIDNYTYNTEMPIIPADSAPCRPESLDINKYAVVVIYVLVFVLNLLGNSLVIMVVLYSRVSHSVTDVYLLNLAIADLLFALTLPIWAVSKVKGWIFGTPLCKIVSLLKEVNFYSSILLLACISMDRYLAIVHATRTLTQKRHWVKFICLGIWALSLILSLPIFVFRRAINPPYSSPVCYEDMGANTTKLRIVMRALPQTFGFIVPLMIMLFCYGLTLRTLFEAHMGQKHRAMRVIFAVVLVFLLCWLPYNLVLVADTLMRLQAIKETCQRRNDIGRALDATEILGFFHSCLNPLIYAFIGQKFRHGLLKIMAFHGLISKEYLPKDSRPSFVGSSSANTSTTF